In Electrophorus electricus isolate fEleEle1 chromosome 6, fEleEle1.pri, whole genome shotgun sequence, a single genomic region encodes these proteins:
- the LOC113583641 gene encoding mitochondrial fission 1 protein, translating into MEAVVNDVVAPEDLEKFEKKYNAELAKGSVSKDTKFEYAWCLIRSKHPKDIRKGIVLLDELIHKGTKDDQRDYLFYLAVANYKLKEYERGLKYIRTLLKNEPGNTQALELEKLIDKAMKRDGLVGMAIVGGIGLGVAGLAGLIGLAVAKKAA; encoded by the exons ATGGAGGCTGTTGTTAACGATGTTGTTGCCCCCGAAGATCTTGAG AAATTTGAGAAGAAATATAATGCGGAACTGGCAAAGGGTAGCGTTTCTAAAGACACTAAATTCGAGTATGCGTGGTGTCTGATTCGAAGCAAACACCCCAAGGACATCAGAAAAGGAATCGTGCTCCTAGATG AGCTTATTCATAAAGGGACCAAAGATGATCAGAGGGATTACCTATTTTACCTGGCTGTTGCAAACTACAAACTGAAG GAGTATGAGAGGGGGCTGAAGTACATCAGGACCTTACTCAAGAATGAACCAGGCAACACCCAGGCACTGGAACTCGAGAAACTCATAGACAAGGCCATGAAGAGAG ATGGGTTGGTCGGTATGGCGATTGTTGGAGGCATTGGTCTAGGTGTGGCTGGATTGGCTGGTCTGATTGGCCTAGCTGTGGCTAAGAAGGCTGCATGA
- the arhgef15 gene encoding ephexin-1 isoform X1, whose protein sequence is MEALKPTLSQKPNLPPKPRLESPNAIPCPAVLDRAIRRIEPGTVRQRALSFINREETGNEALSRNGRISSSNQAVFQWSESTVKDQIKGVPPSRENEQKQRKDKKQDIKQREGNKERKSWNKDLSPECEEAGRSDPDGSEMDSVSGAGLCEEGSTAHSSPLEEKHCHCVCHLHRPGMKLVWVPLQAEENNSVCMDRKLSTNGSLKREEEIINLSKGETDWTEGKVTKTVHADNKETTHLVNKQLMNTHLANAFQPLPSKHTTTEKSPTMPQCVNCQSFRFHHGPHKEAEKESEYETMDTFFHLCSSETGHAETQSSQPLPAEEPLYLDLQPSNESAASPPTPPPRPKLPPRPCSTAHANQKERRCTQPVLAYMLSPRGGRPPMRSPTSFDRGSKNPPSGKPNLKEEKKSDDKDSKMKEETENGKQEQEPRRISHDWEPNSDYEPLYQMYQAKVCKEAAELQDDSPKAQRKSMSECLGMQGTGATGNPSRNELLEITLWQELPVVKESRVLQTLTHTEKHRQECMFEVLTSEASYLRSLRVLKDHFLGSRELDDTLVIHDRKSLFSNILQVYEVSERFMQALLDRVDENVLISDICDIIHHHAEKYFSVYIDYVRNQVYQEKTYSRLMQCNRAFAVIMRRLEESPLCRRLPFTSFMLLPFQRITRIKILIQSILKRTMEDSHEESTASQALATVSEIIREANTQVGKMKQMEELMHIANLLEFDKLKAIPLVSKTRCLEKQGELQELSKAGSLFGFRFRFTPIYIFLFNDLLILTARKSSVSPERFVVLDHAHRSLVQVQGVEGGPAPQLEHAFSLTILENHQGNTCERLLKANTESDMHRWIAAFPSLTGTQEEQKEKVYEDWDCPQVQCICQYVAKQADELSLEPSDVINVIRKTNEGWYEGIRLSDRQRGWFPQETVAEVTNEHQRRRNLREQFRLAQAANHIVQR, encoded by the exons atGGAGGCTCTGAAGCCTACTCTCTCTCAGAAACCAAACCTCCCTCCTAAACCAAGGCTGGAGTCGCCAAACGCTATCCCCTGCCCTGCTGTGCTGGACAGGGCCATTAGGAGGATAGAGCCAGGCACAGTCCGGCAGAGGGCTCTCAGCTTCATCAACAGAGAGGAAACTGGAAATGAAGCTCTGAGCCGAAATGGAAGGATATCTTCATCCAATCAGGCTGTATTTCAGTGGTCAGAAAGCACAGTGAAAGACCAAATAAAGGGAGTACCACCTTCtagagaaaatgaacagaaacagagaaaagataaaaaacaaGATATTAAGCAGAGAGAAGGGAACAAGGAAAGAAAGTCATGGAACAAGGACCTGTCACCTGAGTGTGAGGAAGCCGGTCGCTCAG ACCCCGACGGCAGTGAGATGGACTCTGTGTCAGGTGCAGGGCTGTGTGAGGAAGGCTCAACAGCACACTCTAGCCCTCTGGAGGAAAAGCACTGCCACTGTGTCTGCCACCTCCACAGGCCTGGCATGAAGCTGGTGTGGGTGCCGCTGCAAGCCGAAGAAAACAACAGTGTGTGCATGGACAGGAAGCTTTCAACTAATGGATCATTAAAGAGGGAAGAGGAAATAATAAACTTATCAAAAGGAGAAACTGACTGGACAGAGGGCAAGGTTACCAAAACAGTGCATGCCGATAATAAAGAAACCACACACCTGGTGAACAAACAGCTGATGAACACACATTTGGCTAACGCATTCCAGCCTTTGCcttccaaacacacaaccactgaaaaATCTCCCACAATGCCTCAGTGCGTCAACTGCCAGAGTTTTCGCTTTCATCATGGACCTCACAAGGAAGCGGAGAAAGAGTCGGAATATGAAACAATGGACACATTTTTCCACCTGTGCTCCTCAGAAACTGGGCATGCAGAAACCCAGTCCAGCCAGCCACTCCCTGCTGAGGAGCCTCTGTATTTAGACCTTCAGCCATCCAATGAGAGTGCTGCTAGTCCCCCAACTCCACCGCCCAGGCCCAAGCTTCCCCCACGGCCATGCTCCACCGCGCATGCTAATCAGAAAGAGAGGCGGTGCACTCAGCCAGTTCTAGCCTATATGCTGTCACCAAGGGGAGGTCGCCCACCAATGAGATCTCCAACTAGCTTTGATAGGGGAAGTAAAAACCCACCATCAGGAAAGCCAAACTTAAAAG aggaaaagaaaagtgaTGACAAAGATTCAAAAATGAAGGAGGAGACAGA AAATGGAAAACAGGAGCAGGAACCCCGTAGGATATCTCATGACTGGGAGCCAAACAGTGACTATG AGCCTTTGTATCAGATGTATCAGGCGAAAGTGTGCAAGGAAGCAGCTGAGTTGCAGGATGACAGCCCCAAAGCCCAAAGGAAGAGCATGAGTGAGTGTTTGGGGATGCAGGGGACTGGGGCCACTGGGAACCCATCCAGGAATGAGCTGCTGGAGATCACATTGTGGCAAGAGCTTCCTGTGGTGAAGGAGAGCAGAGTACTGcagacactcactcatacagaaAAACATAGACAggag TGTATGTTTGAAGTATTGACCTCAGAGGCCTCATATCTGCGCTCACTTCGAGTGCTCAAAGATCACTTCCTGGGGTCACGAGAATTGGATGATACACTGGTTATTCATGACAGGAAGTCGCTATTTTCCAACATTCTGCAGGTGTATGAGGTCAGCGAGAG GTTTATGCAAGCGCTGCTGGACAGAGTGGATGAGAATGTGCTCATATCTGACATCTGTGATATCATTCATCACCATGCAGAAAAATACTTTTCTGTCTACATAGATTATGTCAGAAACCAGGTTTATCAGGAAAAGACTTACAGCAGACTAAT GCAGTGTAACCGAGCATTTGCAGTGATTATGCGGCGGCTGGAGGAATCTCCACTCTGCAGACGCCTCCCCTTCACCTCTTTCATGCTGCTGCCCTTCCAGCGCATCACACGCATCAAAATACTCatccag AGCATTCTGAAGAGGACAATGGAGGATTCTCATGAGGAAAGCACAGCTTCCCAAGCTCTTGCTACTGTTTCTGAG ATCATCAGGGAGGCGAACACACAGGTGGGGAAGATGAAGCAGATGGAAGAACTGATGCACATCGCCAACTTGCTCGAGTTTGACAAACTCAAG GCCATCCCACTTGTGTCTAAAACACGTTGTTTGGAGAAACAAGGTGAGCTGCAGGAGCTCAGTAAAGCAGGATCACTCTTTGGCTTCAGATTCCGCTTTACACCCATCTACATCTTCCTTTTCAATgacctcctcatcctcactgctAGGAAGAG CAGTGTGAGTCCAGAGCGGTTTGTCGTTCTGGACCATGCCCACCGCTCTTTGGTGCAAGTCCAGGGTGTTGAGGGTGGGCCAGCCCCCCAACTAGAGCATGCCTTCAGCCTAACCATACTAGAGAATCACCAGGGCAACACCTGTGAGCGCCTGCTCAAGGCCAACACGGA ATCAGACATGCACAGGTGGATAGCTGCATTCCCATCTCTGACTGGAACGCAGGAGGAACAGAAGGAGAAGGTGTATGAGGACTGGG attgCCCTCAGGTACAGTGCATCTGTCAATATGTTGCAAAACAAGCTGATGAGCTCAGTTTAGAACCCTCTGATGTCATCAATGTTATACGCAAAACAAATGAGG GGTGGTATGAGGGAATCCGtctttcagacagacagaggggctGGTTTCCCCAGGAGACTGTTGCTGAGGTAACCAACGAGCACCAGCGACGCCGGAACCTGAGAGAACAATTTAGACTGGCACAGGCAGCCAATCATATTGTTCAGCGCTGA
- the arhgef15 gene encoding ephexin-1 isoform X2: MEALKPTLSQKPNLPPKPRLESPNAIPCPAVLDRAIRRIEPGTVRQRALSFINREETGNEALSRNGRISSSNQAVFQWSESTVKDQIKGVPPSRENEQKQRKDKKQDIKQREGNKERKSWNKDLSPECEEAGRSDPDGSEMDSVSGAGLCEEGSTAHSSPLEEKHCHCVCHLHRPGMKLVWVPLQAEENNSVCMDRKLSTNGSLKREEEIINLSKGETDWTEGKVTKTVHADNKETTHLVNKQLMNTHLANAFQPLPSKHTTTEKSPTMPQCVNCQSFRFHHGPHKEAEKESEYETMDTFFHLCSSETGHAETQSSQPLPAEEPLYLDLQPSNESAASPPTPPPRPKLPPRPCSTAHANQKERRCTQPVLAYMLSPRGGRPPMRSPTSFDRGSKNPPSGKPNLKEEKKSDDKDSKMKEETENGKQEQEPRRISHDWEPNSDYEPLYQMYQAKVCKEAAELQDDSPKAQRKSMSECLGMQGTGATGNPSRNELLEITLWQELPVVKESRVLQTLTHTEKHRQECMFEVLTSEASYLRSLRVLKDHFLGSRELDDTLVIHDRKSLFSNILQVYEVSERFMQALLDRVDENVLISDICDIIHHHAEKYFSVYIDYVRNQVYQEKTYSRLMQCNRAFAVIMRRLEESPLCRRLPFTSFMLLPFQRITRIKILIQSILKRTMEDSHEESTASQALATVSEIIREANTQVGKMKQMEELMHIANLLEFDKLKAIPLVSKTRCLEKQGELQELSKAGSLFGFRFRFTPIYIFLFNDLLILTARKSVSPERFVVLDHAHRSLVQVQGVEGGPAPQLEHAFSLTILENHQGNTCERLLKANTESDMHRWIAAFPSLTGTQEEQKEKVYEDWDCPQVQCICQYVAKQADELSLEPSDVINVIRKTNEGWYEGIRLSDRQRGWFPQETVAEVTNEHQRRRNLREQFRLAQAANHIVQR, from the exons atGGAGGCTCTGAAGCCTACTCTCTCTCAGAAACCAAACCTCCCTCCTAAACCAAGGCTGGAGTCGCCAAACGCTATCCCCTGCCCTGCTGTGCTGGACAGGGCCATTAGGAGGATAGAGCCAGGCACAGTCCGGCAGAGGGCTCTCAGCTTCATCAACAGAGAGGAAACTGGAAATGAAGCTCTGAGCCGAAATGGAAGGATATCTTCATCCAATCAGGCTGTATTTCAGTGGTCAGAAAGCACAGTGAAAGACCAAATAAAGGGAGTACCACCTTCtagagaaaatgaacagaaacagagaaaagataaaaaacaaGATATTAAGCAGAGAGAAGGGAACAAGGAAAGAAAGTCATGGAACAAGGACCTGTCACCTGAGTGTGAGGAAGCCGGTCGCTCAG ACCCCGACGGCAGTGAGATGGACTCTGTGTCAGGTGCAGGGCTGTGTGAGGAAGGCTCAACAGCACACTCTAGCCCTCTGGAGGAAAAGCACTGCCACTGTGTCTGCCACCTCCACAGGCCTGGCATGAAGCTGGTGTGGGTGCCGCTGCAAGCCGAAGAAAACAACAGTGTGTGCATGGACAGGAAGCTTTCAACTAATGGATCATTAAAGAGGGAAGAGGAAATAATAAACTTATCAAAAGGAGAAACTGACTGGACAGAGGGCAAGGTTACCAAAACAGTGCATGCCGATAATAAAGAAACCACACACCTGGTGAACAAACAGCTGATGAACACACATTTGGCTAACGCATTCCAGCCTTTGCcttccaaacacacaaccactgaaaaATCTCCCACAATGCCTCAGTGCGTCAACTGCCAGAGTTTTCGCTTTCATCATGGACCTCACAAGGAAGCGGAGAAAGAGTCGGAATATGAAACAATGGACACATTTTTCCACCTGTGCTCCTCAGAAACTGGGCATGCAGAAACCCAGTCCAGCCAGCCACTCCCTGCTGAGGAGCCTCTGTATTTAGACCTTCAGCCATCCAATGAGAGTGCTGCTAGTCCCCCAACTCCACCGCCCAGGCCCAAGCTTCCCCCACGGCCATGCTCCACCGCGCATGCTAATCAGAAAGAGAGGCGGTGCACTCAGCCAGTTCTAGCCTATATGCTGTCACCAAGGGGAGGTCGCCCACCAATGAGATCTCCAACTAGCTTTGATAGGGGAAGTAAAAACCCACCATCAGGAAAGCCAAACTTAAAAG aggaaaagaaaagtgaTGACAAAGATTCAAAAATGAAGGAGGAGACAGA AAATGGAAAACAGGAGCAGGAACCCCGTAGGATATCTCATGACTGGGAGCCAAACAGTGACTATG AGCCTTTGTATCAGATGTATCAGGCGAAAGTGTGCAAGGAAGCAGCTGAGTTGCAGGATGACAGCCCCAAAGCCCAAAGGAAGAGCATGAGTGAGTGTTTGGGGATGCAGGGGACTGGGGCCACTGGGAACCCATCCAGGAATGAGCTGCTGGAGATCACATTGTGGCAAGAGCTTCCTGTGGTGAAGGAGAGCAGAGTACTGcagacactcactcatacagaaAAACATAGACAggag TGTATGTTTGAAGTATTGACCTCAGAGGCCTCATATCTGCGCTCACTTCGAGTGCTCAAAGATCACTTCCTGGGGTCACGAGAATTGGATGATACACTGGTTATTCATGACAGGAAGTCGCTATTTTCCAACATTCTGCAGGTGTATGAGGTCAGCGAGAG GTTTATGCAAGCGCTGCTGGACAGAGTGGATGAGAATGTGCTCATATCTGACATCTGTGATATCATTCATCACCATGCAGAAAAATACTTTTCTGTCTACATAGATTATGTCAGAAACCAGGTTTATCAGGAAAAGACTTACAGCAGACTAAT GCAGTGTAACCGAGCATTTGCAGTGATTATGCGGCGGCTGGAGGAATCTCCACTCTGCAGACGCCTCCCCTTCACCTCTTTCATGCTGCTGCCCTTCCAGCGCATCACACGCATCAAAATACTCatccag AGCATTCTGAAGAGGACAATGGAGGATTCTCATGAGGAAAGCACAGCTTCCCAAGCTCTTGCTACTGTTTCTGAG ATCATCAGGGAGGCGAACACACAGGTGGGGAAGATGAAGCAGATGGAAGAACTGATGCACATCGCCAACTTGCTCGAGTTTGACAAACTCAAG GCCATCCCACTTGTGTCTAAAACACGTTGTTTGGAGAAACAAGGTGAGCTGCAGGAGCTCAGTAAAGCAGGATCACTCTTTGGCTTCAGATTCCGCTTTACACCCATCTACATCTTCCTTTTCAATgacctcctcatcctcactgctAGGAAGAG TGTGAGTCCAGAGCGGTTTGTCGTTCTGGACCATGCCCACCGCTCTTTGGTGCAAGTCCAGGGTGTTGAGGGTGGGCCAGCCCCCCAACTAGAGCATGCCTTCAGCCTAACCATACTAGAGAATCACCAGGGCAACACCTGTGAGCGCCTGCTCAAGGCCAACACGGA ATCAGACATGCACAGGTGGATAGCTGCATTCCCATCTCTGACTGGAACGCAGGAGGAACAGAAGGAGAAGGTGTATGAGGACTGGG attgCCCTCAGGTACAGTGCATCTGTCAATATGTTGCAAAACAAGCTGATGAGCTCAGTTTAGAACCCTCTGATGTCATCAATGTTATACGCAAAACAAATGAGG GGTGGTATGAGGGAATCCGtctttcagacagacagaggggctGGTTTCCCCAGGAGACTGTTGCTGAGGTAACCAACGAGCACCAGCGACGCCGGAACCTGAGAGAACAATTTAGACTGGCACAGGCAGCCAATCATATTGTTCAGCGCTGA